A window of Callospermophilus lateralis isolate mCalLat2 chromosome 17, mCalLat2.hap1, whole genome shotgun sequence contains these coding sequences:
- the LOC143382967 gene encoding sperm motility kinase 2B-like — MCSKRSQTSIVLQGSSSSDETAFTDRYEVLRAIGHGGFSQVKLARHLLTGVEVAVKVLSKEKKNFSGHSEANVMMDLEHPNVIQLFQVIETGQHIYIVMEHADGGQLHDYIKSGGMQEEEARRLFRQIVCAVGHCHKKDIAHRDLKVENIMLDARGNIKLLDFGISMKFRPGQKLSGFQGTLPYVAPEIIQREEYEGPLVDAWSLGVILFYMLSGRRPFRKIFPWDLATQIVEARYHIPDHVPTQARRLIRKMLNKNPAHRPSVEEILQHPWLKEGEEYSAHRFSEPQPKRPDPALMTILFDMGYNPYRIWVSLANRKFDDFMATYLILQHQVSQGFKIQVKPGCQRVWPHLQPTDHSNFPDLPQKCSSEPVLHTFPLSCEHQLPEEAKQPGNKGNRRFSLTLTDLHYLCASQHDSGSHMPNSSTVFIREVSAADGSNFSQDTSRGQPQDNNKAWKRVTRRIAACFQQLCCCMPCVSRTVAPIQGGSKRGRFKNRVVPM, encoded by the coding sequence ATGTGTAGCAAGAGGAGTCAGACTAGTATAGTGTTGCAGGGGTCCAGCTCCTCTGATGAGACGGCCTTCACAGACCGTTATGAGGTTCTAAGGGCCATTGGACATGGTGGGTTTTCCCAGGTAAAACTAGCCCGCCATCTCCTCACGGGGGTGGAGGTGGCGGTGAAAGTcctttcaaaggaaaaaaagaacttctcGGGACACTCTGAAGCAAATGTGATGATGGACCTGGAACATCCCAATGTGATCCAGCTATTTCAGGTTATTGAAACTGGTCAACATATTTACATTGTGATGGAACATGCAGATGGGGGACAGCTACATGACTACATAAAGTCAGGTGGCATGCAGGAAGAAGAGGCCCGAAGACTATTCAGGCAGATTGTGTGTGCGGTGGGCCATTGCCACAAGAAAGACATCGCACACCGAGACCTGAAGGTCGAGAACATCATGCTGGATGCCAGAGGCAACATCAAACTCCTTGACTTTGGCATAAGCATGAAATTCAGACCTGGGCAGAAACTCAGTGGGTTCCAAGGCACTCTCCCTTATGTTGCCCCCGAAATCATCCAgcgggaagaatatgagggcccccTGGTGGATGCCTGGAGCCTAGGTGTCATTCTGTTTTATATGTTGTCAGGGAGACGCCCATTTAGGAAGATCTTCCCTTGGGACCTGGCGACGCAGATTGTGGAGGCAAGGTACCACATTCCTGATCATGTTCCCACCCAAGCAAGAAGACTCATCCGTAAAATGCTGAACAAGAACCCTGCACATCGGCCCTCAGTAGAGGAGATCCTTCAGCACCCATGGCTGAAGGAAGGTGAAGAGTATTCTGCCCATCGATTtagtgagccacaacccaaacGCCCAGACCCAGCACTAATGACAATCCTGTTTGACATGGGTTATAACCCATACAGGATCTGGGTGTCCCTAGCCAATAGAAAGTTTGATGATTTCATGGCCACATACCTGATTCTCCAGCACCAGGTGAGCCAGGGCTTCAAGATCCAGGTGAAGCCTGGGTGTCAGAGGGTTTGGCCTCACCTACAACCCACGGATCATTCCAATTTCCCTGACCTTCCCCAAAAGTGTTCTAGTGAGCCTGTACTCCACACCTTCCCCTTGTCCTGTGAGCATCAGCTGCCTGAGGAagccaagcagccaggaaacaagggcaacagaagattcaGCCTGACTCTCACTGATCTCCACTACCTATGTGCCTCCCAGCATGACTCTGGGTCCCACATGCCCAACTCCAGTACAGTCTTCATTAGGGAAGTCTCAGCAGCAGATGGCAGCAATTTCTCCCAAGATACCTCCAGAGGGCAACCCCAGGACAACAACAAAGCATGGAAGAGGGTGACCAGGAGGATCGCTGCCTGCTTTCAACAACTGTGTTGTTGCATGCCCTGTGTCAGCAGAACAGTGGCTCCCATCCAAGGAGGGTCAAAACGTGGGAGATTCAAAAACAGAGTAGTACCAATGTAA